Proteins encoded within one genomic window of Flavobacterium sp. NG2:
- a CDS encoding MBL fold metallo-hydrolase: MQIEQIYTGCLAQGAYYITSNGEAAIIDPLRETQPYLDRLERDKVKLKYVFETHFHADFVSGHVDLSEKTGAPIVYGPNANPEFDAIIATDGQEFKIGKITIKVLHTPGHTMESSTFLLIDENGKKHAIFSGDTLFIGDVGRPDLAQKAASMTQEQLAGILFHSLRDKVMTLPDDVIVYPAHGAGSACGKNMSKETVSTIGNQKETNYALRADMTEAEFIKEVTDGLLPPPAYFGMNVAMNKQGYESFDSVLNHGMKEINIKDFEVVAEDTGALILDSRNDHQFAKGHIPQSINIGIDGSFALWVGELIADVKQPILLVTELGQEEETVTRLSRVGFDNIVGHLEGGFDSWKKAGKEIDTVKRITADEFEKEVKIGESKVLDIRKESEYLAEHLEDAYLRPLANINDWIETINPKEHFYMHCGGGYRSMIAASILQARGFRNFTEIEGGFATIKKTKLPKTDFVCQSKMPK, from the coding sequence ATGCAAATAGAACAAATATATACAGGATGTTTAGCTCAAGGAGCTTATTATATTACCTCAAATGGTGAAGCGGCTATTATTGACCCTTTACGCGAAACTCAACCTTATCTAGACCGTTTAGAAAGAGATAAGGTAAAACTAAAATATGTTTTTGAAACCCATTTTCATGCAGATTTTGTTTCTGGCCATGTGGACCTGAGTGAAAAAACAGGAGCGCCTATTGTATACGGCCCTAATGCAAATCCAGAGTTTGATGCTATAATTGCCACTGACGGACAAGAATTTAAAATCGGAAAGATTACAATCAAGGTATTACACACTCCTGGTCATACTATGGAAAGTAGTACTTTTTTATTGATTGATGAAAATGGTAAAAAACATGCTATCTTCTCTGGTGACACCTTGTTTATTGGTGATGTAGGTAGACCTGATTTGGCTCAAAAAGCAGCTTCAATGACACAAGAGCAATTGGCAGGAATATTATTCCATTCGCTACGTGATAAGGTAATGACATTACCTGATGATGTGATTGTCTACCCTGCACATGGCGCTGGAAGTGCTTGTGGAAAAAACATGAGCAAAGAAACGGTTTCAACCATTGGCAACCAAAAAGAAACCAATTATGCCTTGAGAGCCGATATGACAGAAGCCGAATTCATTAAAGAAGTTACCGATGGCTTATTGCCTCCACCTGCTTATTTTGGAATGAATGTAGCGATGAACAAACAAGGTTACGAAAGCTTTGACAGTGTTTTAAACCATGGAATGAAAGAAATCAACATTAAAGATTTTGAAGTTGTTGCTGAAGATACAGGAGCGTTAATCCTAGATAGTCGTAATGACCACCAATTTGCAAAAGGTCATATTCCTCAATCTATCAATATTGGTATTGATGGAAGCTTTGCACTTTGGGTTGGAGAATTAATTGCCGATGTAAAACAACCCATATTATTAGTTACTGAACTAGGACAAGAAGAAGAAACCGTTACTCGCCTGAGTCGTGTAGGTTTTGACAACATCGTTGGGCATTTAGAAGGTGGTTTTGATTCTTGGAAGAAAGCTGGAAAAGAAATTGATACTGTAAAAAGAATCACAGCTGATGAATTCGAAAAAGAAGTAAAAATTGGCGAGAGCAAAGTACTAGATATTCGCAAAGAAAGTGAATATCTCGCCGAACATTTGGAAGACGCCTACCTCAGACCCTTAGCCAACATCAACGATTGGATTGAAACTATTAATCCAAAAGAGCATTTTTACATGCATTGTGGCGGCGGATATCGTAGTATGATCGCTGCATCCATTTTACAAGCTAGAGGATTTAGAAATTTTACTGAAATCGAAGGTGGTTTTGCTACTATCAAAAAAACGAAATTACCCAAAACTGATTTTGTTTGTCAAAGTAAAATGCCTAAATAA
- a CDS encoding Crp/Fnr family transcriptional regulator yields MQNSIEQIFPSFSKELIADVESNASFKNVEAGEVIMRTGQYIKNTVLITQGKIKIYREGENGGEFFMYYLQPGQACAISMICATKNEKSQIMAKVVEDAELLIVPLSLMDKWMMEHRSWYEFVIETYRSRFEEVLEVVDSIAFRAMDERLEFYLKRHRDACGCNLLKLSHQEIGTELNTSREVISRLLKKMEQRGLVKLHRNNIELLDLKIV; encoded by the coding sequence ATGCAAAACAGTATAGAACAAATCTTTCCCTCATTTTCTAAAGAATTAATTGCTGATGTTGAAAGCAATGCTAGTTTTAAAAATGTTGAAGCAGGCGAAGTCATCATGAGAACGGGACAATACATCAAGAACACTGTTTTGATAACCCAAGGTAAAATCAAAATTTATCGCGAAGGAGAAAATGGAGGCGAATTTTTCATGTATTATCTACAACCTGGACAAGCTTGTGCCATTTCGATGATTTGTGCAACCAAAAACGAAAAAAGCCAAATCATGGCTAAAGTAGTTGAAGATGCCGAACTTTTAATCGTTCCGCTATCATTGATGGACAAATGGATGATGGAACATCGCTCTTGGTACGAATTTGTAATTGAGACTTATCGCAGTCGTTTTGAAGAAGTATTAGAGGTTGTTGATAGCATTGCTTTTAGAGCTATGGACGAGCGCTTAGAGTTTTATTTAAAACGGCATCGTGACGCTTGTGGTTGCAATCTATTAAAACTTTCTCATCAAGAAATTGGAACCGAATTAAATACCTCAAGAGAAGTTATTTCGCGATTACTCAAAAAAATGGAACAACGTGGATTGGTCAAACTTCACCGCAACAATATTGAACTTTTGGATTTAAAAATAGTCTAG
- the cydB gene encoding cytochrome d ubiquinol oxidase subunit II — protein MEFFWYIVLIGILATYLVLDGYDFGAGIIHLFFAKTEKDKKAITNAIGPFWDANEVWLIAAGGILFFAFPTLYAASFSGFYLPLIMILWLLIFRAVGLELRGQFHNHMWEAVWDKAFGIASLLLALFFGVALGNVVRGVNLGMVENGVSTQEPHYFFLPLWNSSFSPQATQLGIIDWFTLFLGIVSVVALMMHGANWIIYKTNSDLNAKLKEVVYKMNFVLLGLVFVSLAVWNQIEAEPFHNYIEYPLLFIFPIITFTGIFGLFKVRTFKKEGQGFLYSTLFLVGGFASTTASIFPDVLPSTNKVNPSLTIYNVANDAYALSTGLYWFPVALILVIGYFIIQYKVFSGKMDDVGYGEH, from the coding sequence ATGGAATTTTTTTGGTATATCGTTTTAATTGGAATTTTAGCAACCTATTTGGTTTTGGATGGGTATGATTTTGGAGCAGGTATCATTCATTTGTTTTTTGCCAAAACGGAGAAAGATAAAAAAGCCATCACCAATGCCATAGGGCCTTTTTGGGATGCAAATGAGGTTTGGTTAATCGCTGCAGGAGGAATACTCTTTTTTGCCTTTCCTACCTTGTATGCCGCTTCGTTTAGTGGGTTTTACCTGCCGTTGATTATGATTTTATGGTTGCTTATCTTTAGAGCCGTTGGATTAGAGTTAAGAGGTCAGTTTCACAACCATATGTGGGAAGCCGTTTGGGACAAAGCCTTCGGAATTGCAAGTTTGTTACTTGCTTTGTTTTTTGGAGTAGCTTTAGGAAATGTAGTAAGAGGGGTAAACTTAGGAATGGTCGAAAATGGAGTTTCTACACAAGAACCGCATTATTTCTTTTTGCCGTTGTGGAATTCAAGCTTTAGTCCACAAGCAACACAATTAGGAATTATTGATTGGTTTACTTTATTTTTAGGTATTGTAAGTGTTGTCGCCTTGATGATGCACGGAGCCAATTGGATTATATATAAAACCAATTCGGATTTGAATGCAAAATTAAAAGAGGTTGTTTATAAAATGAATTTTGTGTTGCTAGGTTTGGTCTTCGTTTCATTGGCAGTTTGGAACCAAATCGAAGCAGAACCTTTTCATAATTATATAGAATATCCACTGTTATTCATTTTTCCTATAATTACATTTACGGGTATTTTTGGTTTGTTCAAGGTAAGAACTTTCAAAAAAGAGGGGCAAGGTTTCTTGTATTCAACACTTTTCCTTGTAGGCGGATTCGCTTCTACCACCGCTTCCATTTTTCCAGATGTATTGCCTTCAACTAATAAAGTGAATCCATCTTTGACAATTTACAACGTAGCTAACGATGCTTATGCGCTAAGTACAGGACTTTATTGGTTTCCAGTAGCTTTGATTTTGGTTATCGGTTACTTTATCATTCAGTACAAAGTATTCAGTGGAAAAATGGATGATGTAGGCTACGGCGAACATTAA
- the trxA gene encoding thioredoxin: MNANFDTLINSEKPVLIDFFATWCGPCKTLAPILKQVKDDLGDQISIVKIDVDKNPSVAAHYQVRGVPTMILFQKGEQLWRQSGVLDKNEIINTIAHKAVF; this comes from the coding sequence ATGAATGCTAATTTCGATACCCTAATCAATTCAGAAAAACCCGTTTTAATCGATTTTTTCGCTACTTGGTGCGGTCCTTGTAAAACACTAGCGCCCATCTTAAAACAAGTAAAAGACGATTTGGGAGACCAAATTTCAATCGTAAAAATTGATGTCGATAAGAATCCTAGCGTTGCGGCCCATTACCAAGTACGCGGTGTTCCAACTATGATTTTATTTCAAAAAGGAGAACAACTTTGGAGACAATCTGGGGTCCTTGATAAAAATGAAATCATAAATACCATCGCACATAAAGCCGTGTTTTAA
- a CDS encoding NADP-dependent glyceraldehyde-3-phosphate dehydrogenase — translation MNTIPEEFQIKEILNQDTYLINGELKKWTGETTPVFSTISSTEEYAPTILGSIPFMGEKEALEAVEAASAAFDNGQGLWPTMKVVDRIKCMENFVKQMKETRAEVVKLLMWEIGKSLGDSEKEFDRTVEYIYDTIESYKELNARSAHFSKVQGVNAMVRRSPLGVVLCLGPYNYPLNETFSLLIPAIIMGNPVIFKPAKHGVLLISPLLEAFRSSFPKGVINILYGRGREVASPVMKSGKVDILALIGNSKSAIALQDQHPNKNRLRLVLGLEAKNPAIILPEADLDLAINECIAGTLSFNGQRCTALKVLYVHESIAAEFNKRFSDKVDSLVFGNPWEKGVSLTPLPEKEKPAYIQELIDDATSKGAKIINAKGGQHSDNYIFPAVLFPINKEMRVYQEEQFGPVVPILTFKDIQEPLKDMAESNYGQQVSLFGKNVKTIAPLIDSLVNLVSRVNLNSSCQRGPDVFPFTGRKDSAVGTLSIHDALRSFSIRTFVASKDNEYNNAILQELLSSKESNFINTDYIL, via the coding sequence ATGAACACAATACCTGAAGAATTTCAAATAAAAGAGATCTTAAATCAAGATACTTATTTAATAAACGGAGAATTAAAAAAATGGACGGGAGAGACCACTCCTGTTTTTTCTACAATTTCTTCGACTGAAGAATACGCACCTACAATTTTAGGTTCTATTCCATTTATGGGAGAAAAAGAAGCATTAGAAGCTGTTGAAGCAGCGTCTGCTGCATTTGATAATGGACAAGGATTATGGCCTACTATGAAAGTGGTAGATCGTATTAAATGCATGGAGAATTTTGTCAAACAGATGAAAGAAACTCGTGCAGAGGTTGTTAAATTATTGATGTGGGAAATTGGTAAGTCATTAGGCGATTCTGAAAAAGAATTTGACAGAACAGTAGAATACATTTACGATACGATAGAGAGTTATAAAGAATTGAATGCACGTAGTGCTCATTTCTCAAAAGTACAAGGTGTAAATGCAATGGTACGTAGAAGTCCATTGGGAGTAGTATTGTGTCTTGGACCGTACAACTACCCTTTAAATGAAACTTTCTCATTATTGATTCCAGCAATCATTATGGGGAACCCTGTAATTTTCAAGCCTGCTAAACATGGGGTACTCTTAATATCTCCTTTATTAGAAGCTTTTAGAAGTAGTTTTCCAAAAGGTGTTATCAATATATTATATGGTAGAGGTAGAGAAGTAGCTTCGCCAGTAATGAAATCAGGAAAAGTTGATATTTTGGCTTTGATTGGAAACAGTAAATCAGCGATTGCTTTACAAGACCAACACCCTAATAAAAACCGTTTGCGTTTGGTATTAGGATTAGAAGCAAAAAATCCAGCCATTATTCTTCCAGAAGCTGATTTGGATTTAGCAATTAACGAATGTATTGCAGGAACATTGTCATTTAATGGACAACGTTGTACTGCTTTGAAAGTATTATATGTACACGAATCTATTGCAGCCGAATTCAACAAGCGTTTTTCTGACAAAGTAGATAGTTTGGTTTTTGGTAATCCTTGGGAGAAAGGAGTGTCGTTAACGCCGCTACCTGAAAAAGAAAAACCAGCTTATATTCAAGAATTGATTGATGATGCAACATCTAAAGGAGCAAAAATAATTAATGCCAAAGGTGGTCAACATTCTGATAATTATATTTTCCCTGCAGTTTTGTTTCCTATCAACAAGGAAATGAGAGTATACCAAGAAGAACAATTTGGACCAGTCGTGCCTATTTTGACTTTTAAAGATATTCAAGAACCATTGAAAGATATGGCCGAATCTAATTATGGACAACAAGTAAGTTTATTTGGTAAAAATGTAAAAACAATAGCTCCGCTAATTGACTCATTAGTCAATTTAGTGAGTAGAGTAAACTTGAATAGCTCTTGTCAAAGAGGACCTGATGTGTTTCCTTTCACAGGACGTAAAGATTCTGCAGTAGGAACATTGAGTATTCATGATGCTTTGCGTTCATTTTCTATTAGAACTTTTGTGGCTTCTAAGGATAATGAATATAACAATGCCATTCTGCAAGAATTGTTGAGTAGTAAAGAATCTAACTTTATTAATACAGATTATATTTTATAA
- a CDS encoding cytochrome ubiquinol oxidase subunit I: MEEMLFYDRMQFAFTITFHYLFPQLTMGLSLIIVYFKWKFLKTNDPHYNKATHFWMRIFALNFAMGVVTGIPMEFQFGTNWAKFSELTGGIIGQTLAMEGMFSFFLESSFLGMFLFGEKILGHRWHFVTGLLICLGSWASGFLIIATHSWMQHPVGYEVLENGKFVLTNFSSLFTNVWLWPSFLHNQAASMVTSSFVVAGIGAFYILGNRNVSYGKLFLKTGVVFGLISSIIVAVPTGDLLAKNVVKHQPVTFAAMEGIFHTEKKGAEIVLIGQPDVKDKKLDNKIAVPNILSFLTYGNWDTEVKGLDQFEENTHPTNISGLYYAYHIMVGLGTVFIGLMVLAAFQLSREKLFQTKWILWGIMFMMPFPYIANITGWYTAELGRQPWLVYDLLRTADGASPTVSSGNTLFTLMGFVGLYALLGMLFALLVGKIINNGPEPVK, from the coding sequence ATGGAAGAAATGCTCTTTTATGACCGAATGCAGTTCGCATTTACCATTACTTTTCATTATCTCTTTCCGCAATTAACAATGGGACTTTCGTTAATCATTGTTTACTTCAAATGGAAATTCTTAAAAACGAATGACCCACATTACAACAAAGCCACTCATTTTTGGATGCGTATTTTTGCACTCAATTTTGCGATGGGTGTGGTTACAGGAATCCCCATGGAATTTCAATTTGGAACCAATTGGGCTAAATTCTCGGAGCTCACAGGCGGAATCATAGGGCAAACCCTTGCAATGGAAGGAATGTTCTCCTTTTTTCTTGAATCATCCTTTTTAGGAATGTTTCTCTTTGGTGAGAAAATTTTAGGGCATCGCTGGCATTTTGTCACAGGTTTGTTGATTTGTTTGGGTTCATGGGCAAGTGGATTTTTGATAATTGCTACCCATTCTTGGATGCAACATCCCGTTGGTTATGAGGTGTTAGAGAATGGTAAATTTGTGCTAACTAACTTTAGTTCGTTGTTTACTAATGTGTGGTTATGGCCTTCTTTTTTACATAATCAAGCTGCTTCAATGGTGACGAGTTCATTTGTAGTAGCAGGAATTGGAGCCTTCTATATTTTAGGGAATCGCAATGTTTCATATGGTAAATTATTCCTGAAAACAGGAGTCGTTTTTGGATTGATTTCGAGTATCATTGTGGCTGTACCTACAGGAGATTTATTAGCTAAAAATGTAGTGAAACACCAGCCAGTAACCTTTGCCGCTATGGAAGGAATCTTTCATACGGAGAAAAAAGGTGCCGAAATCGTCCTAATAGGACAACCCGATGTAAAAGACAAAAAATTAGATAATAAAATCGCTGTGCCTAATATTTTAAGTTTTTTAACCTATGGAAACTGGGATACTGAGGTAAAAGGATTGGACCAATTTGAAGAAAACACTCATCCTACAAATATTTCAGGGTTGTATTATGCCTATCACATCATGGTAGGATTAGGAACTGTATTTATTGGTTTGATGGTATTAGCAGCTTTCCAATTGTCGCGTGAAAAACTTTTTCAAACCAAGTGGATTTTATGGGGAATTATGTTCATGATGCCTTTTCCATACATTGCTAATATTACCGGTTGGTACACGGCCGAGTTAGGAAGACAACCGTGGTTGGTATATGATTTATTACGTACCGCTGATGGAGCTTCGCCAACGGTTTCTTCAGGAAACACCTTGTTTACCTTGATGGGATTTGTTGGGCTATATGCATTGCTAGGGATGTTATTTGCTCTTTTGGTAGGGAAAATTATTAATAATGGGCCAGAGCCAGTAAAATAA
- a CDS encoding TonB-dependent receptor codes for MKKTILMFLLVFSSIINAQTGQIKISGKVVDNNGLTIPGVTVTTNGRSTVTDLDGKYVIMANDAKSVINFSYLGFATKNITVGKMTTINVTLVEANNQLNEVVVVGYGSMKKENVTGSVATFKTEILNDLPVSRIDQALQGKIAGVQVQNTSTEAGADPTIQIRGIASINANAQPLVVVDGQPIQDGLSSLNMNDVKDVTVLKDAASASIYGSRGANGVILVTTKSGSESKTKFSFTYSSGIKTPYKKWDIMSITDYVHQGVINDQIRRDEGFTALGTTAQASTVRRAAYFIENILGDGPTNYQDEFLRTGDFKNIQLSASGGTKAVKYYVSGGYNGDEGTFIKSSYNKYNFRSKITAELSKKVTLNLNINPSYSKTQKPVADFNNFIRFSSWLPKSLNQRTIDYILANSDRGFFNANELKVGGFAHPQYFRNMKVPAFDYINGSGTSAAVASASAWTTGGSNPLYSVLVSDDDKEDFRIQSSMDLNFKLAKGLVFKTSVAYYSKFVNRLQFLGHRANLYGAATGLNNNSASYTDQKFVDLLNENLLTYKNTFGKVHDLELTGLFSVNKQIIEESKSTGQFFPDDNIRTLNQMLGSTNVTVDGTKNKLGLISYMGRANYSYNSKYNLTASVRTDGSSLFLNDKWGVFPAVSVGWNIAKENFIANNASWLNKFGLRASYGATGNNRIESISTTNLTNSYNPGYSVLTTTSTITGAGSGSVVTAFQVPSVYSNPDLTWETTWQKNFGLDIGLLKNRLNLSFDIYESKTDNLLLLDSNLPSTGSTFSWLNVGSLQNKGLEIELSTTNINTKNFNWSTSANYSTNRNKLLNFGSLNEKISNNTTSTTGTTSSYSDVYQTKVGQPLIQMYGYVTDGVWKSAQEITDSGLTTTITNGIQVGGLKLKDLNKDGKLDASDRTVIGDPYADFTWGFTNNFKIYNVDLGFSFQGVQGVQVFNGESVSQEARRYNKNFTTGQYVSPLNPGTGTPFESQGINWVLTDYSIEDASYFKLNDITLGYTLNKDFVKQLGLSKLRIYYSAQNLYYHFADGYKGINPEARNTKSTDPLTSGGLQYQGYPISMSMLFGFDINF; via the coding sequence ATGAAAAAAACAATTTTAATGTTTCTTTTAGTTTTTTCATCAATTATTAATGCTCAAACTGGACAAATTAAAATTTCAGGAAAAGTAGTTGATAATAATGGGCTAACTATACCAGGTGTAACGGTAACCACTAATGGTAGGAGTACAGTAACGGATTTAGATGGGAAGTATGTCATTATGGCAAATGATGCTAAGTCGGTTATTAATTTTTCTTATTTAGGTTTTGCTACAAAGAACATTACTGTAGGTAAGATGACGACAATTAATGTTACTTTGGTTGAGGCTAATAATCAACTAAACGAAGTTGTTGTAGTAGGGTATGGTTCTATGAAAAAGGAAAATGTTACTGGATCAGTTGCAACTTTTAAGACTGAAATTTTAAATGACTTACCAGTTTCTAGAATTGATCAAGCTTTGCAAGGTAAAATTGCTGGTGTTCAAGTACAAAATACTTCTACTGAGGCAGGAGCTGATCCTACAATTCAAATTAGAGGTATTGCATCTATTAATGCAAACGCACAACCTTTAGTTGTTGTGGATGGTCAACCAATTCAGGATGGATTATCATCTTTGAATATGAATGATGTAAAAGATGTAACAGTACTTAAAGATGCGGCTTCTGCTTCTATTTATGGTTCTAGAGGTGCTAATGGGGTTATTTTGGTTACTACTAAATCAGGTAGTGAGTCAAAAACTAAATTCAGTTTCACTTATTCTAGTGGTATCAAGACTCCTTACAAGAAATGGGATATTATGTCAATAACTGATTATGTTCATCAAGGTGTAATAAATGACCAAATAAGAAGAGATGAAGGTTTTACTGCATTGGGAACTACAGCACAAGCAAGTACTGTAAGAAGAGCAGCTTATTTTATTGAAAATATTTTAGGTGATGGTCCTACGAATTATCAAGATGAATTCTTAAGAACTGGTGATTTTAAAAATATCCAATTAAGTGCATCTGGTGGGACAAAAGCTGTAAAGTATTATGTTTCAGGAGGGTATAATGGTGATGAAGGTACTTTTATAAAAAGTAGTTATAATAAGTACAATTTTAGATCAAAGATTACTGCTGAATTATCAAAGAAAGTTACTTTGAATTTAAATATTAATCCTTCGTATTCTAAAACACAAAAACCTGTTGCTGATTTCAATAATTTTATTAGGTTTTCAAGTTGGTTGCCTAAAAGTTTAAATCAAAGAACAATTGATTATATTTTAGCAAATTCTGATCGAGGATTTTTTAATGCTAATGAGTTAAAAGTAGGAGGATTTGCTCATCCACAGTACTTTAGAAACATGAAAGTACCTGCTTTTGATTATATAAATGGTTCTGGTACTAGTGCAGCAGTTGCAAGTGCATCTGCGTGGACAACAGGAGGATCTAATCCTTTGTATTCTGTTTTGGTTTCTGATGATGATAAAGAGGATTTTAGAATTCAATCCAGTATGGATTTGAATTTTAAACTAGCTAAAGGTTTAGTATTTAAAACTTCGGTTGCGTATTATTCAAAATTTGTAAACAGATTACAGTTTTTAGGACATAGAGCAAATTTATACGGAGCAGCTACTGGATTAAATAATAACAGTGCGTCCTATACAGACCAAAAATTTGTTGATTTATTGAATGAAAATTTATTGACCTATAAAAATACTTTTGGTAAAGTACATGATTTAGAATTAACAGGGTTGTTTTCTGTAAACAAGCAAATTATTGAAGAGTCAAAATCAACTGGTCAATTTTTTCCAGATGATAATATTCGTACCTTGAATCAAATGTTAGGTAGTACTAATGTAACTGTTGATGGTACTAAAAATAAATTAGGGTTGATATCTTATATGGGTAGAGCAAACTATTCATATAATAGTAAATACAATTTAACAGCGAGTGTACGTACAGATGGTAGTTCATTGTTCTTAAATGATAAATGGGGAGTTTTTCCAGCCGTTTCTGTAGGTTGGAATATAGCAAAAGAAAATTTTATTGCTAATAATGCTAGTTGGTTAAATAAGTTTGGTTTAAGAGCGAGTTATGGTGCTACAGGTAATAATAGAATTGAATCTATTAGTACTACTAATTTAACGAATAGTTATAATCCAGGTTATTCAGTTTTGACAACGACTTCTACTATAACAGGAGCAGGTTCCGGATCTGTAGTGACAGCTTTCCAAGTTCCTAGTGTGTATTCAAATCCAGATCTTACTTGGGAAACAACTTGGCAAAAGAACTTTGGTTTAGATATCGGTCTTTTGAAAAATAGATTAAATTTATCATTTGATATTTATGAATCTAAAACAGATAACTTATTACTTTTAGATTCAAATTTACCTAGTACAGGTTCTACTTTCTCTTGGTTGAACGTAGGGTCACTTCAAAATAAAGGTCTTGAAATCGAGTTGTCTACAACGAATATCAATACTAAAAACTTTAATTGGTCTACTTCTGCTAATTATTCTACTAACCGTAATAAATTATTAAATTTCGGTTCATTAAATGAAAAAATTAGTAATAATACGACATCTACTACAGGTACTACTTCTAGTTATAGTGATGTTTATCAAACAAAAGTTGGACAACCCCTAATTCAAATGTATGGATATGTAACTGATGGTGTTTGGAAGAGTGCACAAGAGATTACTGATTCAGGTTTAACAACTACTATTACAAATGGAATTCAAGTTGGTGGTCTTAAGTTAAAAGATCTTAATAAAGATGGTAAGCTTGATGCTAGTGACCGTACAGTTATTGGAGATCCTTACGCAGATTTTACTTGGGGTTTTACTAATAATTTCAAAATTTATAATGTTGATTTAGGGTTTAGTTTTCAAGGAGTTCAAGGAGTTCAGGTGTTTAATGGAGAATCTGTTTCACAAGAAGCAAGAAGATACAATAAAAACTTTACTACAGGTCAGTATGTTAGCCCTTTGAATCCAGGTACTGGTACTCCATTTGAATCACAAGGTATTAACTGGGTATTAACAGATTATAGTATTGAAGATGCTTCTTACTTTAAATTAAATGATATTACTTTAGGTTATACACTAAATAAAGATTTTGTGAAGCAATTGGGACTTAGTAAATTAAGAATTTATTATTCTGCTCAAAACTTGTATTACCATTTTGCTGATGGTTATAAAGGAATTAATCCAGAGGCAAGAAATACAAAGTCAACCGATCCATTGACAAGTGGAGGATTGCAATATCAAGGTTATCCAATTTCAATGTCTATGTTGTTTGGTTTTGATATTAATTTTTAA
- a CDS encoding sulfite exporter TauE/SafE family protein, translating into MEYLGYFASIIIGLSLGLIGGGGSILTIPILVYLFKVDPELATSYSLFIVGLTAISGGYSHYKLGNLNLKSAFYFAIPSIISILIIREVIFPQIASTLFTIASYAVSKDLLIMIVFAILMISAALSMIKDREITVINPKTNYKQLAFIGFLVGIVTGFLGAGGGFLIIPALLFFANLPMKEAVGTSLLIIFINSAIGFAGDLYIGTVIDYKLLLLISGMAFIGMLLGIQLSKKIDGDKLKPIFGWFVLVMGIYIITKEVFF; encoded by the coding sequence ATGGAATATTTGGGTTATTTTGCTTCGATTATTATAGGGCTTTCATTAGGTTTGATTGGCGGTGGTGGTTCAATACTGACTATTCCTATATTAGTCTATTTATTCAAAGTCGATCCTGAATTAGCAACCAGTTATTCCTTATTTATTGTAGGTTTAACAGCAATATCCGGCGGTTATAGTCATTATAAATTAGGTAACCTCAATCTAAAGTCTGCATTTTATTTTGCTATCCCTTCGATTATTTCAATATTGATTATTCGAGAAGTTATTTTTCCGCAGATTGCTTCTACCCTCTTCACCATTGCTTCTTATGCTGTTTCAAAGGATTTACTAATCATGATTGTCTTTGCTATATTAATGATTAGCGCTGCTTTATCAATGATAAAAGATAGAGAGATAACCGTTATAAACCCTAAAACAAATTATAAACAACTTGCTTTTATTGGATTCCTAGTTGGAATCGTGACTGGATTTTTGGGAGCTGGAGGAGGTTTTTTAATAATTCCTGCTTTATTATTTTTTGCTAATTTACCCATGAAAGAAGCTGTAGGAACATCTCTACTAATTATTTTTATCAATTCGGCTATCGGATTTGCAGGTGATTTATACATCGGTACGGTTATCGATTACAAACTTTTGTTGTTGATATCAGGGATGGCTTTTATAGGAATGCTGTTGGGAATCCAACTTTCTAAAAAAATTGATGGTGACAAACTCAAACCTATTTTTGGATGGTTTGTTTTGGTAATGGGGATTTACATTATTACTAAGGAAGTGTTTTTTTGA
- a CDS encoding rhodanese-like domain-containing protein produces MNLSQEEWVAQLEADENVVILDVRTEDEYNDGIIPEAINIDIHKGQEFISELEALDKNKKYYVYCRSGARSGKACEIMNEMGFEYAYNLEGGILGWDGEIVSP; encoded by the coding sequence ATGAATTTATCACAAGAGGAATGGGTTGCTCAGCTAGAAGCTGATGAGAACGTTGTTATTCTAGACGTTAGAACTGAGGATGAATATAATGACGGTATTATTCCAGAGGCAATAAATATCGATATTCATAAAGGTCAAGAGTTTATTTCGGAGCTTGAAGCTTTGGATAAAAATAAAAAATACTATGTGTATTGTCGTTCTGGGGCAAGAAGTGGTAAAGCCTGTGAGATTATGAATGAAATGGGATTTGAATACGCCTATAATCTCGAAGGAGGAATCCTTGGTTGGGATGGCGAAATTGTTTCACCATAA